A region of Pseudomonas putida DNA encodes the following proteins:
- the algG gene encoding mannuronan 5-epimerase AlgG yields the protein MNLHPHLRHSLLASALLLASGLAAAAEPTVIAKELQQAKTYTISAAPVEPLHMDPPKLPDLTGFTAEAVQKKIDRSHTGKVSVRRMLQEVSLKEFIGGDNKAAEWVQRQHGIPQAIFVDDGHVDLVELSKQVPKQYLREVEPGVYLSRLPIVVGHKGILEIDGKVKQLRLSQEGGAFLVNDGKLFVTDTQVTGWREKDNGPATFRSPKEFRPFLLSWGGTETYIVNTKMASFGYAKSKSYGVSISQYTPNMSKQMGRAEPTGWIIGSEFSDMWYGFYCYETQDFVVKDNTYRDNIVYGIDPHDRSHRLIIAGNTVYGTKKKHGIIVSREVNDSWIINNKSYDNKLSGVVIDRNSVNNLIAYNEIYRNHTDGITLYESGDNLIWGNKLINNRRHGIRVRNSVNIRLYENVAMANGLVGVYGHIKDLSDTDRDIALDPFDTKVSLIVVGGELAANGSGPLSIDSPLSVELYKVSMLAPRKANGISLNGILGERQDEILDLLVRQQKAVLIDPVERQTEMID from the coding sequence ATGAACCTTCACCCGCACCTACGTCACAGCCTGCTGGCCAGCGCCTTGCTGCTGGCCTCAGGCCTGGCAGCCGCCGCCGAACCCACGGTGATTGCCAAGGAACTGCAGCAGGCCAAGACCTACACCATCTCTGCCGCACCGGTCGAGCCGCTGCACATGGACCCGCCGAAGCTGCCCGACCTCACAGGCTTCACGGCCGAGGCCGTGCAGAAAAAGATCGACCGCAGCCACACAGGCAAGGTCAGCGTGCGGCGCATGCTTCAGGAAGTGTCACTCAAGGAATTCATCGGCGGTGACAACAAGGCCGCCGAGTGGGTGCAGCGTCAGCATGGCATCCCGCAGGCGATCTTCGTCGACGACGGCCATGTGGACCTGGTCGAGTTGAGCAAGCAGGTACCCAAACAGTACCTGCGCGAAGTCGAGCCGGGCGTGTACCTGTCGCGCCTGCCGATCGTGGTCGGGCACAAGGGCATCCTCGAGATCGACGGCAAGGTCAAGCAGCTGCGCCTGTCCCAGGAAGGCGGCGCGTTTCTGGTCAACGACGGCAAGCTGTTCGTCACCGACACCCAGGTCACTGGCTGGCGCGAAAAGGACAACGGCCCTGCCACCTTCCGCTCGCCGAAAGAGTTCCGCCCGTTCCTGCTGTCGTGGGGCGGTACCGAGACTTACATCGTCAATACCAAGATGGCGAGCTTCGGCTATGCCAAGTCCAAGTCCTACGGCGTGAGCATCTCGCAGTACACCCCGAACATGTCCAAGCAGATGGGCCGCGCCGAACCTACCGGCTGGATCATCGGCTCGGAATTCAGCGACATGTGGTACGGCTTCTACTGCTACGAGACCCAGGACTTCGTGGTCAAGGACAACACCTACCGCGACAACATCGTCTACGGCATCGACCCGCACGACCGTTCGCACCGCCTGATCATCGCCGGCAACACGGTCTACGGCACCAAGAAAAAGCACGGGATCATCGTCTCGCGTGAGGTCAACGACAGCTGGATCATCAACAACAAGAGCTACGACAACAAGCTCTCGGGCGTGGTGATCGACCGCAACAGCGTCAACAACCTGATCGCCTACAACGAGATCTACCGCAACCACACCGACGGCATCACCTTGTACGAAAGCGGCGACAACCTGATCTGGGGCAACAAGCTGATCAACAACCGCCGCCACGGCATCCGCGTGCGCAACAGCGTGAACATCCGCCTGTACGAAAACGTCGCCATGGCCAACGGCCTGGTCGGTGTGTACGGGCACATCAAGGACTTGTCCGACACCGACCGCGACATCGCACTCGACCCCTTCGACACCAAGGTATCGCTGATCGTGGTGGGTGGCGAGCTGGCGGCCAACGGCTCCGGCCCGCTGTCGATCGACTCGCCGCTATCGGTCGAGCTGTACAAGGTTTCGATGCTCGCGCCGCGCAAGGCCAACGGCATCAGCCTCAACGGCATCCTCGGCGAGCGCCAGGACGAAATCCTCGACCTGCTGGTGCGCCAGCAAAAGGCTGTGCTGATCGACCCGGTCGAACGCCAGACCGAAATGATCGATTAA
- the algK gene encoding alginate biosynthesis TPR repeat lipoprotein AlgK yields the protein MISNTHTAARSHRVRVNLGLCALTAAMVLAGCAGLPDQRLANEALKRGDTALAERNYKALADLGYSDAQVGLADIKVATGDPSQFKEAEATYRAAAATSPRAQLRLGRLLVAKPDSTQAEREEAETLLKQAAQQGEQKNLIPLAMLYLLYPQSFPKVNAQQQIDQWRAAGYPEAGLAQILLYRTQGTYDQHLDTVEALCKQALNTLDVCYAELATVYQKRGQAEQQAALLQQLKAAYARGTVPATRVDSVARVLADRSLGQTDEKTAKDLLEHIAPANPASWVSLAQLVYDFPELGDTDQLMTYIDKGREAQQPRAELLLGRLYYEGKTVPADAEKAEQHLQAAADAGEVSAHYYLGQLYRRGYLGEVEPQKAVDHLLSAARGGQNSADYALAQLFSEGHGIRPQPGNAWVFAQLAQANPTPQSSEMLQQLDQQLTPDQRGQAQRLLAQEKQARGSMAQVGNSSLAIEALQDDDKEVDGEDSL from the coding sequence ATGATCTCCAACACGCACACCGCCGCCCGCTCCCACAGGGTCCGTGTGAACCTTGGGTTGTGCGCCTTGACCGCAGCAATGGTGCTGGCCGGCTGTGCCGGCCTGCCCGACCAGCGCCTGGCCAACGAAGCCCTCAAGCGCGGCGACACCGCCCTGGCCGAGCGCAACTACAAAGCCCTGGCCGACCTGGGCTACAGCGACGCGCAAGTGGGCCTGGCCGATATCAAGGTCGCCACCGGCGACCCGAGCCAGTTCAAGGAGGCCGAGGCGACCTACCGCGCCGCCGCTGCCACCTCGCCCCGCGCCCAGTTACGCCTTGGCCGCCTGCTGGTGGCCAAGCCCGACAGCACCCAGGCCGAGCGCGAAGAGGCCGAAACCCTGCTCAAGCAGGCCGCTCAGCAGGGCGAGCAAAAAAACCTGATCCCACTGGCCATGCTCTACCTGCTGTACCCGCAGAGTTTCCCCAAGGTCAACGCCCAGCAGCAGATCGACCAGTGGCGCGCCGCCGGTTACCCAGAAGCAGGCCTGGCGCAGATTCTGCTCTATCGCACCCAAGGCACGTACGACCAGCACCTGGACACCGTCGAGGCACTTTGCAAGCAAGCCCTGAACACTCTGGACGTGTGCTACGCGGAACTTGCCACCGTCTACCAAAAGCGTGGCCAGGCCGAACAGCAGGCCGCCTTGCTGCAACAGTTGAAAGCGGCCTATGCCCGGGGCACCGTACCGGCCACCCGAGTCGACAGCGTCGCCCGTGTGCTGGCCGACCGCAGCCTTGGCCAGACCGATGAAAAAACCGCCAAGGACCTGCTCGAACACATCGCCCCGGCCAACCCAGCCTCCTGGGTCAGCCTGGCGCAACTGGTCTACGACTTCCCCGAACTGGGCGACACCGACCAACTGATGACCTACATCGACAAGGGCCGCGAAGCGCAGCAGCCACGTGCCGAACTGCTACTGGGCCGCCTGTATTACGAAGGCAAGACCGTGCCGGCTGATGCCGAAAAAGCCGAGCAGCATCTGCAGGCTGCCGCCGACGCCGGCGAAGTCAGCGCCCACTACTACCTCGGCCAGCTGTACCGCCGTGGCTACCTGGGCGAGGTCGAGCCGCAGAAGGCCGTGGACCATCTGCTCAGCGCCGCCCGCGGTGGCCAGAACAGTGCCGACTACGCCCTCGCCCAGCTGTTCAGCGAAGGCCATGGCATCCGCCCGCAACCCGGCAACGCCTGGGTGTTCGCCCAGCTCGCGCAGGCCAACCCGACGCCGCAGTCGAGCGAAATGCTGCAGCAACTCGACCAGCAACTCACGCCTGACCAGCGCGGCCAGGCACAGCGCCTGCTGGCGCAGGAAAAGCAGGCACGCGGCAGCATGGCCCAGGTGGGCAACAGCTCGCTGGCCATCGAAGCCTTGCAAGACGACGACAAAGAAGTAGACGGTGAGGACTCGCTATGA
- a CDS encoding polysaccharide deacetylase family protein, whose product MRIASALLAALLSLTVQAAPSPQVSLDRSLWPEKLDSPALFDVASRAEILSFAQVLHESELLDEGELAARLGLRQISMQKVRLVRARMWQRLWQGYQQAQRSCAQDASFCYPVTSMAELRTKAATFAADVGTFYTDWIEPSHQFHTRYLDEQLRKAALLGQTSSGVERLSSRERNGDELNDRMFLLTFVGGPGPAGGNTDTLSAYLRRQKLEGTFFVLGNRLQQRRDSAAVNALRQLYRGQCVGIQGWEYRSHAQWTDWQDSLRRSLARVQADLPEQYVPLFRPPYGQRRADGEAFMASQQLRVSLWDIDAQDDGALSPEASAQRVLTLMLLWRKGVIQFHDSLPKAQPAVQWLLGNTAQSGIGWESCQAYGRREQGD is encoded by the coding sequence GTGCGCATTGCATCGGCCTTGCTGGCCGCGCTGTTGAGCCTGACCGTGCAGGCCGCCCCTTCCCCCCAGGTGAGCCTGGACCGCAGCCTGTGGCCCGAGAAACTGGACAGCCCGGCGCTGTTCGACGTTGCTTCGCGTGCCGAGATCCTCTCGTTCGCCCAGGTGCTGCACGAGAGCGAGCTGCTCGATGAGGGCGAGCTGGCGGCGCGGTTGGGCTTGCGGCAGATCAGTATGCAAAAGGTCCGCCTGGTGCGGGCGCGCATGTGGCAGCGCTTGTGGCAGGGTTATCAACAGGCCCAGCGCAGCTGCGCGCAGGATGCCTCGTTCTGTTACCCGGTTACTTCGATGGCTGAATTGCGCACGAAGGCCGCTACGTTCGCTGCAGATGTTGGCACGTTCTATACCGACTGGATCGAGCCCAGCCACCAGTTCCATACCCGTTACCTGGACGAGCAACTGCGCAAGGCAGCGCTGCTGGGGCAAACCAGCAGCGGGGTCGAGCGCCTGTCCAGCCGTGAACGCAATGGCGATGAGCTCAACGATCGCATGTTCCTGCTGACCTTCGTTGGCGGCCCAGGCCCTGCTGGGGGCAACACCGATACACTCAGTGCCTACCTGCGCAGGCAAAAGCTCGAAGGCACGTTCTTCGTGCTTGGCAATCGCCTGCAGCAACGCCGTGACAGCGCTGCGGTGAATGCGCTGCGCCAGCTCTACCGCGGGCAATGCGTGGGTATCCAGGGGTGGGAGTATCGCTCCCATGCGCAGTGGACGGATTGGCAGGACTCGTTACGGCGCAGCCTGGCGCGGGTGCAGGCTGACTTGCCGGAGCAGTACGTGCCGTTGTTCCGCCCGCCTTACGGGCAGCGCCGGGCCGATGGCGAAGCGTTCATGGCCAGCCAGCAGTTGCGGGTGTCGTTGTGGGACATCGATGCCCAGGATGATGGCGCGCTGAGCCCAGAGGCATCGGCGCAACGCGTACTGACCTTGATGCTGCTGTGGCGCAAGGGGGTGATCCAGTTCCATGACAGCTTGCCCAAGGCCCAGCCGGCGGTGCAATGGTTGCTGGGCAACACCGCGCAGAGCGGCATCGGCTGGGAGAGTTGCCAAGCCTACGGTCGTCGTGAGCAGGGGGATTAA
- a CDS encoding alginate biosynthesis protein Alg44 — translation MNTAVNVNVVHESEAQRQHARVRIPAKLRFLDNQRQTHEVKVDDLSAGGLSFHTKQQLSMGDVLRGRLQFVVDNLGLSIDIEFQVRSYNPSNGRTGAQFQNLEPRDIATLRHIITSHLSGELISIGDVLSTLQRDNFTKARKQKDGGSGLTAFGRLKAVSLTLGVFVVGVAAFGFVAKSLYGMYFVSHAEAGVVAVPTTSVTMPRDGTVNSLVESGGQVVKGAPLASFSTSMLDMLKGHLDDSQLEPAKVEELFGKQLSGTLTSPCDCVVARQLVDDGQYAAKGQPIFQLIPRTSNPMVEARFSYRQFDEVKPGTQVNFQVAGEDEVRTGQIVSSASLDNENLASDIRVQIKPDSGLPAELAGRPAAVSSDRGPSLNWLIDKAVARGL, via the coding sequence ATGAATACCGCCGTGAACGTTAACGTCGTGCATGAGTCCGAAGCCCAGCGCCAGCACGCCCGGGTGCGCATTCCAGCCAAGCTGCGCTTTCTGGATAACCAGCGCCAAACCCACGAAGTGAAGGTCGATGACCTGTCTGCCGGTGGCCTGAGTTTCCACACCAAGCAGCAACTGTCGATGGGCGATGTGCTGCGCGGGCGTCTGCAGTTCGTGGTCGACAACCTGGGCCTGTCGATCGACATCGAGTTCCAGGTGCGCTCCTACAACCCGAGCAATGGCCGTACCGGTGCGCAGTTCCAGAACCTCGAACCGCGCGATATCGCCACCCTGCGGCACATCATCACCAGCCACCTGTCGGGTGAGCTGATCAGCATCGGCGACGTGCTCAGCACCCTGCAGCGCGACAACTTCACCAAGGCGCGCAAACAGAAAGATGGCGGCAGTGGCCTGACCGCCTTCGGCCGCCTCAAGGCCGTCAGCCTGACCCTCGGCGTGTTCGTGGTCGGCGTGGCCGCCTTCGGCTTCGTCGCCAAGTCGCTGTACGGCATGTACTTCGTCAGCCACGCCGAAGCCGGTGTGGTCGCGGTGCCCACCACCAGCGTCACCATGCCCCGCGACGGCACCGTGAACAGCCTGGTCGAAAGCGGTGGCCAGGTGGTCAAGGGCGCGCCCCTGGCGAGTTTCAGCACCAGCATGCTGGACATGCTCAAGGGCCACCTGGACGACTCGCAGCTGGAACCGGCCAAGGTCGAAGAGCTGTTCGGCAAGCAACTCTCCGGCACCCTCACCAGCCCCTGCGACTGCGTGGTCGCCCGGCAACTGGTGGACGACGGCCAGTACGCCGCCAAGGGCCAGCCGATCTTCCAGTTGATCCCGCGCACCAGCAACCCGATGGTCGAAGCACGCTTCAGCTACCGCCAGTTCGACGAGGTCAAGCCAGGCACCCAGGTCAACTTCCAGGTGGCCGGCGAAGACGAAGTGCGCACCGGCCAGATCGTCAGCAGCGCCAGCCTCGACAACGAAAACCTGGCCTCCGACATCCGCGTGCAGATCAAGCCGGACAGCGGCCTGCCGGCAGAACTTGCCGGGCGCCCTGCGGCGGTCAGCAGCGACCGTGGCCCGTCGCTCAACTGGCTGATCGACAAAGCCGTGGCCCGTGGGCTCTAA
- a CDS encoding alginate export family protein, which translates to MTLNPFVKAGIGLSFALLWSCPTLADMTAQKNFGLDVKITGQSEDDRDLGTRPGGDVNGLGLDLRPWVYGERGNWSAYAMGQAVAATDTIETDTLRQNDDGTTTDTGDDSRKPDKSYLAMREFWVGYSGLTAYPGEQLRFGRQRLRSDDGMWRDTNIEALNWAFDTTLLKADLGVAQRFSEYRTDLTELAPEDKDRTHVYGNIATQWTPGHWVGVRAHHTHDSGSLKSPGETLDALDKTRTGDLTWLGLEANSDAYNWRNDHTVNYWGSLTWLTGDRDKLSSQQVGDDQVANGKQSGDVNAWATDLGIRLRLDPNWQVGAAYARGSGGGGDDGSNNFEQTGLESNRSNFTGTRSRVHRFGEAFRGELGNLQAATLFASWQLRDDYDASFIYHKFWRVDGQQNIGSSGINAAVNDNGVSRPLANGEKDLGQEMDVVVTKYFKQGLLPASMSQAIDEPSALVRLRAGVFKPGDAYGKEADSYMHRAFVDVIWRF; encoded by the coding sequence ATGACGCTCAATCCCTTCGTGAAAGCCGGCATCGGCCTGAGCTTCGCCCTGCTGTGGTCCTGCCCGACCCTGGCCGACATGACCGCCCAGAAAAACTTCGGCCTGGACGTGAAAATCACCGGCCAGTCTGAAGACGACCGCGACCTCGGCACTCGCCCCGGCGGCGACGTCAACGGCCTGGGCCTCGACCTGCGCCCTTGGGTGTACGGCGAACGCGGCAACTGGAGTGCCTACGCCATGGGCCAGGCCGTCGCGGCCACCGACACCATCGAAACCGACACCCTGCGCCAGAACGACGACGGCACCACCACCGACACCGGTGACGACAGCCGCAAGCCAGACAAAAGCTACCTGGCCATGCGCGAGTTCTGGGTCGGCTACAGCGGCCTCACCGCCTACCCGGGCGAGCAACTGCGCTTTGGCCGTCAGCGCCTGCGCAGCGACGACGGCATGTGGCGCGACACCAACATCGAAGCGCTGAACTGGGCCTTCGACACCACCCTGCTCAAGGCCGACCTGGGCGTGGCCCAGCGCTTCAGCGAATACCGCACCGACCTTACCGAGCTGGCCCCCGAAGACAAGGACCGCACCCACGTCTACGGCAACATCGCCACGCAGTGGACACCCGGCCACTGGGTCGGCGTTCGCGCCCACCACACCCATGACAGCGGCAGCCTGAAAAGCCCCGGCGAGACCCTCGACGCGCTGGACAAGACCCGTACCGGCGATCTCACCTGGCTGGGCCTTGAGGCCAACAGCGACGCCTACAACTGGCGCAACGACCACACCGTCAACTACTGGGGCAGCCTGACCTGGCTGACCGGTGACCGCGACAAACTCAGCAGCCAGCAGGTCGGCGACGACCAGGTGGCCAACGGCAAGCAAAGCGGCGACGTCAACGCCTGGGCCACCGACCTTGGCATCCGCCTGCGCCTGGACCCCAACTGGCAAGTCGGCGCGGCCTATGCCCGTGGCAGCGGCGGCGGTGGCGATGACGGTTCGAACAACTTCGAGCAGACCGGCCTTGAAAGCAACCGCTCCAACTTCACCGGTACCCGCTCGCGTGTGCACCGCTTCGGCGAAGCCTTCCGTGGCGAGCTGGGCAACCTGCAGGCCGCCACCTTGTTTGCCTCCTGGCAACTGCGCGACGACTACGACGCCAGCTTCATCTACCACAAGTTCTGGCGCGTCGATGGCCAGCAGAACATTGGGTCCAGCGGCATCAACGCTGCGGTCAACGACAACGGCGTCAGCCGCCCGCTGGCCAATGGCGAGAAAGACCTCGGCCAGGAAATGGACGTGGTCGTGACCAAGTACTTCAAGCAAGGCCTGCTGCCGGCTTCGATGAGCCAAGCGATCGACGAGCCGTCGGCGCTGGTACGTCTGCGTGCCGGTGTGTTCAAGCCAGGCGACGCCTATGGCAAGGAAGCGGACTCGTACATGCACCGTGCCTTCGTCGACGTGATCTGGCGCTTCTGA
- the yaaA gene encoding peroxide stress protein YaaA, translated as MLTVISPAKTLDYDTPPVTERFTLPQYLDDSQALIVQLRELSPAQISELMHLSDKLAGLNAARFGSWTPDFTPANAKQALLAFKGDVYTGLDAQSLGEDDFSYAQDHLRMLSGLYGLLRPLDLMQPYRLEMGTKLANARGKDLYAFWGTRISEWLNQALADQGDDVLLNLASNEYFSAVKRSALKARVINVDFKDFKNGQYKIISFYAKKARGMMSRFVIEQRISDPEQLKQFDVQGYYYSAEQSKADHLVFLRDHAEG; from the coding sequence ATGCTGACGGTGATTTCCCCCGCCAAGACCCTCGACTACGACACCCCGCCGGTGACCGAGCGTTTCACTCTGCCCCAGTACCTGGACGACTCCCAGGCACTGATTGTGCAATTGCGCGAGCTGTCGCCCGCCCAGATCAGCGAACTGATGCACCTGTCCGACAAGCTCGCCGGCCTCAACGCCGCCCGCTTCGGCAGCTGGACCCCAGACTTCACCCCGGCCAACGCCAAGCAGGCGCTGCTGGCGTTCAAAGGCGACGTGTACACCGGCCTCGATGCCCAGAGCCTTGGCGAAGACGACTTCAGCTATGCCCAGGACCACCTGCGCATGCTCTCTGGCCTGTATGGCCTGCTGCGCCCGCTCGACCTGATGCAGCCTTACCGCCTGGAAATGGGCACCAAGCTGGCCAACGCCCGCGGCAAGGATCTGTATGCCTTCTGGGGTACACGCATCAGCGAATGGCTGAACCAGGCTCTGGCCGACCAAGGGGATGACGTGCTGCTGAACCTGGCCAGCAATGAGTACTTCAGTGCGGTGAAACGCAGCGCGTTGAAGGCCCGGGTGATCAATGTCGATTTCAAGGACTTCAAGAACGGCCAGTACAAGATCATCAGCTTCTACGCGAAGAAAGCCCGCGGGATGATGAGCCGCTTTGTGATCGAGCAGCGCATCAGCGACCCGGAGCAATTGAAGCAGTTCGATGTGCAGGGGTACTACTACAGTGCCGAGCAGTCGAAGGCGGATCATCTGGTGTTTTTGCGGGATCACGCGGAGGGTTGA
- a CDS encoding nucleotide sugar dehydrogenase, which yields MRISIFGLGYVGAVCAGCLTARGHEVIGVDVSSTKIDLINQGKSPIVEPGLEALLQQGIANGRLRGTTDFAEAIRASDVSMICVGTPSKKNGDLGLEYIESVCREIGYVLRDTTRRHTIVVRSTVLPGTVKNVVIPILEDCSGKKAGVDFGVAVNPEFLRESTAIKDYDQPPMTVIGELDSASGDVLQSLYEELDAPIIRKPIEVAEMIKYTCNVWHATKVTFANEIGNIAKAVGVDGREVMDVVCQDKVLNLSQYYMRPGFAFGGSCLPKDVRALTYRAASLDVRAPLLDSLMRSNESQVQNAFELIEAHDKRKVALLGLSFKAGTDDLRESPLVELAERLIGKGYQLDIYDENVQYARVHGANKDYIESKIPHVSSLLNADFQQVIDNADIIVLGNRDEQFRALAQQAPAGKQVIDLVGFMSKATCNTSRTEGICW from the coding sequence ATGCGTATCAGCATCTTTGGTTTGGGTTATGTAGGTGCAGTCTGTGCAGGCTGCCTGACGGCGCGAGGCCATGAAGTGATTGGTGTGGACGTGTCCAGCACCAAGATCGACCTGATCAACCAGGGCAAGTCGCCCATCGTCGAACCTGGCCTGGAAGCACTGCTGCAACAGGGCATCGCCAATGGCCGCCTGCGCGGCACCACCGACTTCGCCGAGGCCATCCGCGCCAGCGATGTGTCGATGATCTGCGTCGGTACACCCAGCAAGAAGAACGGCGACCTGGGCCTTGAGTACATCGAATCGGTGTGCCGCGAAATCGGCTACGTGCTGCGTGACACCACGCGCCGCCACACCATCGTGGTCCGCAGCACCGTGCTGCCAGGTACCGTCAAGAACGTGGTGATCCCGATCCTCGAAGACTGCTCGGGCAAAAAAGCCGGGGTCGACTTCGGTGTGGCGGTCAACCCTGAGTTCCTGCGTGAAAGCACCGCGATCAAGGACTACGACCAGCCACCGATGACCGTCATCGGTGAACTGGACAGCGCCAGCGGCGACGTGCTGCAAAGCCTGTACGAAGAGCTCGACGCCCCGATCATCCGCAAGCCGATCGAAGTGGCCGAGATGATCAAGTACACCTGCAACGTATGGCACGCCACCAAGGTCACCTTCGCTAACGAAATCGGCAACATCGCCAAGGCCGTGGGTGTCGATGGCCGCGAAGTGATGGACGTGGTCTGCCAGGACAAAGTGCTGAACCTGTCGCAGTACTACATGCGCCCAGGCTTCGCCTTCGGTGGCTCGTGCCTGCCCAAGGACGTGCGCGCCCTCACCTATCGCGCTGCCAGCCTCGATGTGCGGGCGCCTCTGCTCGATTCGCTGATGCGCAGCAACGAGTCGCAAGTGCAAAACGCCTTCGAGCTGATCGAAGCCCACGACAAGCGCAAGGTCGCCCTGCTCGGCCTGAGCTTCAAGGCCGGCACCGACGACCTGCGTGAAAGCCCGCTGGTGGAGCTGGCCGAGCGCCTGATCGGCAAGGGCTACCAGCTGGACATCTACGACGAGAACGTCCAGTACGCCCGTGTTCACGGCGCCAACAAAGACTACATCGAATCGAAGATCCCGCACGTTTCCTCGCTGCTCAACGCCGACTTCCAGCAGGTCATCGACAACGCCGACATCATCGTGTTGGGCAACCGTGACGAGCAGTTCCGCGCCCTGGCCCAGCAGGCACCTGCTGGCAAGCAGGTGATCGACCTGGTCGGTTTCATGAGCAAAGCCACCTGCAACACCAGCCGTACCGAAGGCATCTGCTGGTAA
- a CDS encoding glycosyltransferase family 2 protein, with protein MQRLQTVLLQCAGWLLYMSLLMLIALALPADIFDSQSKHFIFLVGAVGIWRYSMGATHFIRGMIFLYGVYPYLRRKVQKLGKAADPSHVYLMVTSFRIDALTTAQVYSSVIREAINCGFPTTVVCSLVEMSDELLVKSLWAKYNPPGHVKLDIVRIAGTGKRDGLAYGFRAISRMLPDENAVVAVIDGDTVLADGVVCKTVPWFKLYPNVGGLTTNEFCEVRGGYIMSEWHKLRFAQRHINMCSMALSKRVLTMTGRMSMFRASVVTNPEFIADVESDSLMHWRLGRFKFLTGDDKSSWFSLMRLGYDTFYVPDAAINTVEHPPEKSFLKASRKLMYRWYGNNLRQNSRALGLGLRRLGLFTSIVLFDQRVSMWTSLLGLTVAVIASLKFGLGFLLVYLLWIGITRLILTVMLLCSGHKVGPAYPLILYYNQIVGAMMKIYVFFRLDKQSWTRQPTALKRDLASFQQWFNTWSSRTMTFSAASIFVAVLFMVV; from the coding sequence ATGCAAAGGCTCCAGACAGTGCTGTTGCAGTGCGCCGGATGGCTGCTCTACATGAGCCTGCTCATGTTGATCGCCCTGGCCCTGCCGGCCGATATCTTCGACTCGCAGTCGAAGCACTTCATCTTCCTGGTCGGCGCAGTCGGCATCTGGCGCTACTCGATGGGCGCCACCCATTTCATTCGCGGCATGATCTTTCTGTACGGCGTCTACCCGTACCTGCGCCGCAAGGTGCAGAAGCTGGGCAAGGCCGCGGACCCTTCCCATGTGTACCTGATGGTCACCAGCTTTCGCATCGATGCGCTGACCACCGCACAGGTGTACAGCTCGGTAATCCGAGAAGCCATCAACTGCGGTTTCCCCACCACCGTGGTCTGCTCGCTGGTGGAGATGTCGGACGAACTGCTGGTGAAAAGCCTGTGGGCCAAATACAACCCGCCCGGCCACGTCAAGCTGGACATCGTGCGCATCGCCGGCACCGGCAAGCGTGACGGCCTGGCTTATGGCTTTCGCGCCATCTCGCGGATGCTGCCAGACGAAAACGCCGTGGTGGCCGTGATCGACGGTGACACCGTGCTGGCCGATGGCGTGGTCTGCAAGACCGTACCCTGGTTCAAGCTCTACCCCAATGTCGGTGGCCTGACCACCAACGAATTCTGCGAAGTGCGCGGCGGCTACATCATGAGCGAGTGGCACAAGCTGCGCTTCGCCCAGCGTCACATCAACATGTGTTCGATGGCCCTGTCCAAGCGCGTGCTGACCATGACCGGGCGCATGTCGATGTTCCGCGCAAGCGTGGTGACCAACCCGGAGTTCATCGCCGACGTCGAAAGCGACTCGCTGATGCACTGGCGCCTGGGCCGTTTCAAGTTCCTCACTGGTGACGACAAGTCCAGCTGGTTCAGCCTGATGCGCCTGGGCTACGACACCTTCTACGTGCCAGATGCCGCCATCAACACGGTCGAGCACCCGCCGGAAAAAAGCTTCCTCAAGGCCAGCCGCAAGCTGATGTACCGCTGGTACGGCAACAACCTGCGGCAGAACTCGCGCGCGCTGGGCCTTGGCCTGCGGCGCCTGGGGCTGTTCACCAGCATCGTCCTGTTCGACCAGCGTGTGTCGATGTGGACCAGCCTGCTGGGCCTGACCGTGGCGGTGATCGCCAGCCTCAAGTTCGGCCTGGGCTTCTTGCTGGTGTACCTGCTGTGGATCGGCATCACCCGCCTGATCCTGACCGTGATGCTGCTGTGCTCGGGCCACAAGGTCGGGCCGGCCTATCCGCTGATTCTTTATTACAACCAGATCGTCGGCGCGATGATGAAGATCTACGTGTTCTTTCGCCTCGACAAGCAGTCCTGGACCCGCCAGCCCACTGCCCTCAAGCGTGACCTCGCCAGCTTTCAACAATGGTTCAACACCTGGTCCTCGCGGACCATGACCTTCTCGGCGGCCAGCATCTTCGTTGCTGTGCTGTTCATGGTCGTGTGA